The Pseudomonadota bacterium DNA segment ATCGCGCTTTGCGCGCTTCCAGGGCGGGGACGGTCTCGTGTTCGTCCTCAAGAAGGAGAAGATCGACGCGATCACCGTGCCGCTCGTGGCACGGGATCTTATCGCGCTCGAGGCGGGAGATCTCGCCAAGGTGACGATCCACGCGAACGGCGGCTCGCTCACGGCTTTGCGCGAGGGCGGTTCGTGGAAGGCGGAGGGCGACGCGGCGGACGCGGCGGCGCTCGATCGCCCGCTCGGCGAGCTCGGCTCGATCCGGACGATCCGGGGCGCGAGCTTCGGGCCCGCGGTCGGGTTCGAGGCGCCCGTGCTCCGGCTCGAGGCCTGGACGAGGAAGCAGATCGAGGGCGGCGCGGCCCCCACAGTCCTCCTGTTCGGATCCAAGACCGCCGATCCGAAAGAGGACGGCTACACGGCGCGCAGGGAGGGGGTCGACGTGACCGTGATCGTCCCCTCCCGCCTCGTCGACGAGATCGTCGCGCTCGTCCCGGCTGCGCCTTCCGCCAGTTGACGATCCCCCGGAAACGATCCATATTCGAAACCCTGAGAACGCCTCGCGATTTCCAGCAGGCCAACAACACGCGATGACGAGTCGGGACAGATACCGCGTAGTCCGAAAGATTGACGCCGGCGGCATGGCCGAGGTGTTCCAGGGCGTCGCGGAGAGCATCGAGGGGTTCAAGAAGAAGGTCGCCATCAAGCGCGTGCTGCCGCACCTGGTGGAGAACAAGAAGTTCCTCGCGATGTTCCTCGACGAGGCGCGGCTCAGCCTGCGCATGACGCACGCCAACGTCGTCCACGTGTTCGACATCGGGCAGGCCGGCGGCACGTTCTTCATCGTCATGGAGTTCGTCGACGGGACGAACCTCAAGCGGCTCATGCAGTGGATGCGCGAGAACGGCGGGCGGGTGCCGATGCCGCCCGCGATCCCCATCCTGGTGGAGATCTGCCGCGGGCTCGCGTACGCCCACGAGCTCACGGACGCGGACGGCGTGAACCTCGGGATCGTCCACCGGGACGTCAGCCCGCCGAACATCCTCCTCTCGCGGCAGGGCGAGGTGAAGCTCGTCGACTTCGGCCTGGCCAAGGCGACGAGCCAGCTCGAGCACACGGACCCGGGGGTCGTGAAGGGAAAGTTCGCGTACCTCGCGCCCGAGGCCGCCTGGGGCCGGGACGTGGATCACCGGGCCGACATCTTCGCGTGCGGGATCATGCTGTACGAGCTGATCGTCGGGAAGCGGCTCTTCCTCGGCGAGAACGACGTCAAGACGGTCGAGCTCGTGCGGCGCGCCGAGGTCCCGCCGCTCGACGAGCTCGACGCCGAGAAGCGCCCGGTGCTCGAGGGGATCGTGCGCAAGGCGCTCGCCTACGAGCCGGCGGACCGCTACCAGAGCTGCTCCGAGATGTCCGAGGAGCTGGCGAACTTCCTCTTCTCCCAGCGGCTGAAGGTGACCGGCTTCGACCTGCGCAAGCTCGTCGAGCGGTTCGTGGCCGAGGACGAGAAGGCGCAGGCGCGCGAGGAGCACCGACCGTCCACCATCGACCAGCTGATCCAGGAGGAGCTGGGCCGGTTCGCGTCGCTCGACGCCAAGGAGCCGGGGAGCGGGATCGGCACGGCGGGCGGCGGCGGCGCCGGGGGCGGCGGGGTGCCGCTGAACCCGTATCGATTCGAGGGCGCGATCGACGGGGCGGCGGATCCGGGCGGCGGCGGGGCGGGACCGTCCGGCGCTCCGGCGGGCCGAGCCCAGGGCGGAGCCGCATGGTCCGAGCGCGGCTCCGAGGACGCGCCGCTCTCCCTGGCCCAGATGCTGGAGGGCGAGGTCAGGTTGGGCAACGACGTCTCGGCCGACGACGAGCACACCGGCCGGCGCGGGTTCCTGATCGGGCTCGCCATCGCCCTCGGGACGGCGGCCCTCGTTCTCGGCCTCCTGTTCGTGCTCGGAATCGTCCCGTGACATTGTTCTTTGACGTCAAGGATGACCGTGGTATCGATCAACGGCGCGCTTTCGGAGCGAAGCTGAGGCATCGCGATCCGGATGTCGGCGGATGCAGGACGAAGGATTTGCGAAATGGGTAGGTTCCTCCGGGTTGCGGGATTGACCGACGTCGGGCGAGAGCGCGAGCACAACGAGGACAGCTTCGGCCTTCTCCCTCAATTCAGCCTCTTCGTCGTGGCGGACGGCATGGGCGGCCACCGCGCCGGCGACGTCGCGTCGCAGATGGCGGTCAAGGCCGTCGAGGAGTTCTTCACCGCGACGGAGAAGGAAGACATCACCTGGCCGTTCCAGTTCGATCCGAACTTGCCGTTCTCCGTGAACAGGCTCATCACGGCGATCCAGGTCGCCAACAACCGCATCTTCAAGCAGTCATCCTCGAGCGACGAGCACCAGGGGATGGGCACGACGTTCGTCGGGATCCTGAGCGTCGACGATCACGGCGCCTGCCACATCGCCCACGTCGGCGACTCGCGCTGCTACCGGGTGCGCGGCGACTCCCTCTCGCTGCTCACGATGGATCACTCCCTCGTGAACGATTACCTCCGGGCGGCGCCGGACCTCACCGCCGAACAGCTCGCCGAGCTGCCGCGCAACGTCATCACGCGCGCCCTCGGCATGCAGGACTCCGTGCTCGTCGACGTGCAGACCGTGCTCCCCGAGAAGGGCGACATCTTCCTCCTGTGCACGGACGGCCTGAACGGCATGATCGACGACGAGCAGATCCTCGGGTGCGTGAAGGCCCACCGGGACGACCTCGCCAAGATCGCCGCGGCGCTCATCCAGCGCGCGAACGACGCGGGCGGCGACGACAACTGCACGGTGGTCCTCGTCGAGTGCGCCGAGGACTAGGGGGTCATCGGGATGTCCTTTAGCCGGCACGCGCGCTCGACGACGACCGCGATCGCGGTGGTCCTGGTCTGCGGGGCCGCCGCGTGCGGGTGCGGCATCGCCGAGGGCCCGCGTGAGAAGCTCCAGCGGACCGCGTTCGCGTTCAACGAGGGGCTGCGATGGGGCCGGGACGCCGAGGTGCTGCCGCGCGTCGATCCCGCCGCCCTGCCCGGGTTCCGGGAGCTGCACGCCGGATGGGGCGCCGAGATCCAGGTCAGCGGCGTCGAGATCCTGCAGTCGGTGATCGACAAGAAGCTCGACAAGGCGATCCTCACGGTCAAGTACACCTGGTACAGGAACGATCAGATGGTCGTGCACGACACGGTGACCCTGCAGCACTGGGAGCGCCGCAAGGGCGAGTGGTGGATGGTCGCCGAGGAGTACCAGTCCGGCACGCCGCTCTGATCCGGGCGCGCCCCGCGCCGCTCAGCGCGCCTTCGTCTCGATGCCGAGCTTGCGGATGAGCCGCTCCATGTGCTTGCGGTCGATCCCCGAGTCCCGCGCCGCGGCCGAGATGTTGCCGCCCGTGCGCGCGAGCACGGCCTTGATGTAGGCGATCTCGAACTTGGTCACGATGTCCGCCTTGACGTCCTTGAAGGGGCGCGTCGCGTCGATGGTGACCGAGAAGTCGCCCGGTGCGCTCGGCGCCTCCTCCGGGTGCTCGGCGACGGGCGGCGGCGGCACCGTGTCGCCCCGCGCGAGCACCACGGCGCGGTGCACCGCGTTGCGCAGCTCCCGCACGTTGCCCGGCCAGTCGAGCTGCGCCATTCGCCCGAGCATCTCGCCGGAGAGGTGCGGCGCGCCGAGCGAGTCGAGGAAGTGCCCGACGAGCACCGGGATGTCCTCGCGGTGCTCGCGCAGCGGCGGCATCACGACGCGGAAGACGTTCAGGCGGTAGTACAGATCCTCCCGGAACCGCCCGGCCTTGACCTCGTCGGCGAGGTTGCGGTTGGTCGCGGCGACGAAGCGCACGTCGACCGGGATCTGGCTCGATCCGCCGATCCTCCGGACCTCGCGCGTCTCGAGCGCTCGGAGCAGCTTCGGCTGGAGCTGGAGAGGCAGCTCGCCGATCTCGTCGAAGAACAGCGTGCCCTGGTGGGCGAGCTCGAACGCGCCCGAGCGATCCCGATCCGCGCCCGTGAACGCCCCGCGCACGTGGCCGAACAGCTCGGCCTCGATGAGGGTCGGCGACACCGCGCCGCAGTCGACGATCTGGAACGCCTTCTGCGCCCGCGTCGAGTTCTCGTGCACTGCCCGCGCGGCGAGCTCCTTGCCCGTGCCGGTCTCTCCCTCGATGAGCACCGTGACGTCGACCTCGGAGGCGCGCTCGAGCAGCGCGTAGATCTGCCGCATCGGGGCCGTCGCGCCGATGAGCTCGCCGAAGCGCCGTCGCCTCGAGAGCGGCAGCGGCTGGCGGTCCACCAGCCGCACGACGTCGAGCCGGGACTTGCCGATGGAGAGCGACGACTCGAGCGGGATGACGACCTCGGATACCTTCTCCCCCTTGTGCCGCGTCCCGTTCGTGCTCCCGAGATCGGCGACGTGCACGCCCTCTGGGACCGGCGTCAGCTTGACGTGGCGGCGCGAAACGGACGGATCCGTGAGGCGGAAGTCGGCGTCGGAGCCGGTGCCGATGATCGCGCCCGCCCGCGGGAGCACGAACGAGCGATCCGCATCCGGCCCCTCGAGGACGCGCAGCTCGACCTTGATCTCCTCGACGAGCGGACGGCCTCCCTGAGCGTACTTGACGGAGGTGTCGCCCACGTCCGTGAGGATCGTATGCTCCACGAGCGTCATGGGACAGCAATATACACGGTTCGAAGACGCGGCACAAAGCCGCTTCGTGGTACAAGACCGGGTGTGACGCGCCGCTCGAAGAACCGCTGGCCCCGCGCGCTCGCGGCCTTCGCGCTCGCGGCGGCGGCGCTCGCCGTGGGCGCGAGCGTCCTCGTCCCGCTGCTGGCGCCGCGGTTCCCGACGCTGCTCGGCATCGATCCGCCGCGGGACGGCGCGACCCTCGAGATCGTCTGGCGCCTCGGCGGGGTCACGGCCGTCGTGCTCGATCCGCTCGATCCGCCGGCCCGGTTCGACGACGGCGTGGCGGCGCCGCGGATCGCGGGCGCGCGGTGGGCGCGCGGGATCGAGACCGTCGCCCGGATCGTCGCCGACGAGGAGGTGCGGGGCGCGTCCTGCGCGGCGGCGGAGGATCTGCTCGGCGCACGGGTGCTCGCCGAGGCGCTCGCGTCGGCCGGGGATCCGGACCGTCGGGGGCTGCTCTCGGCGCGGCGGTGCCCGGCCGTCGCGCGGTCGGCGATCCTGGCGCGCGTCGCGGAACGGCTCGCCTCCTCGGGCGAGGAGGCCGCGGCCGCCGAGGCGTACGCGTCCTCGGAGCTCGATCGCGCGATCGCGCGGGCGCGGCTGGCGCTCGTGATCTGCCCGTGGTCCGGCACCGCGGCCGCGATCGCGGGGAGCGCGCTGCTCGAGCGCGGCGTGCGGCGCTACAGGACCGGGGATCGGGCGGGCGCGGCGGCGGATCTCGACGAGGCGCTCGGGAGGCTCACGGATCCCGACGAGCGGGCGCGGGCGCTCCTCGCGCGGGGGCTTCTCGCGAAGGAGGCCGGCGAGCTCGGCCTCGCGAAGAGCTGTTTCGTGGGCGCCGCCCTCGCCGCGCCGTTCCACCCGGCCGCGGCGATGGCGCGCCGCGAGAAATCGGGGTGCAAGAAATAGGGGTTGCCCCCCCCCGCCCGCGTCACTACATTCCGCTCGATGCGGCTCGTCGAGATGCTCTTCAGGGGAAACCGGGTGTTCGTCGAGGCGGACGCCGAGGGGAAGCCTGTCGTGCGGGAGGGCCGCGCGTCGATGCGCTACAAGCCCGACGCCGAGCAGGTCTACCACCCGTCGCCGGCGAACCTCGCCGCGATCGCCGGGGGGGGCGCGCCCCCTTCGGCAAGCTCAGGACTTCGCTTCGAGGCGCCGCCTTTGAAGAAGGCCCCGAAGCGCAAGGCGCCTGCCGCGGCCGCGCCGGCGCCGGGCGC contains these protein-coding regions:
- a CDS encoding serine/threonine protein kinase — its product is MAEVFQGVAESIEGFKKKVAIKRVLPHLVENKKFLAMFLDEARLSLRMTHANVVHVFDIGQAGGTFFIVMEFVDGTNLKRLMQWMRENGGRVPMPPAIPILVEICRGLAYAHELTDADGVNLGIVHRDVSPPNILLSRQGEVKLVDFGLAKATSQLEHTDPGVVKGKFAYLAPEAAWGRDVDHRADIFACGIMLYELIVGKRLFLGENDVKTVELVRRAEVPPLDELDAEKRPVLEGIVRKALAYEPADRYQSCSEMSEELANFLFSQRLKVTGFDLRKLVERFVAEDEKAQAREEHRPSTIDQLIQEELGRFASLDAKEPGSGIGTAGGGGAGGGGVPLNPYRFEGAIDGAADPGGGGAGPSGAPAGRAQGGAAWSERGSEDAPLSLAQMLEGEVRLGNDVSADDEHTGRRGFLIGLAIALGTAALVLGLLFVLGIVP
- a CDS encoding Stp1/IreP family PP2C-type Ser/Thr phosphatase, whose translation is MGRFLRVAGLTDVGREREHNEDSFGLLPQFSLFVVADGMGGHRAGDVASQMAVKAVEEFFTATEKEDITWPFQFDPNLPFSVNRLITAIQVANNRIFKQSSSSDEHQGMGTTFVGILSVDDHGACHIAHVGDSRCYRVRGDSLSLLTMDHSLVNDYLRAAPDLTAEQLAELPRNVITRALGMQDSVLVDVQTVLPEKGDIFLLCTDGLNGMIDDEQILGCVKAHRDDLAKIAAALIQRANDAGGDDNCTVVLVECAED
- a CDS encoding sigma 54-interacting transcriptional regulator; protein product: MTLVEHTILTDVGDTSVKYAQGGRPLVEEIKVELRVLEGPDADRSFVLPRAGAIIGTGSDADFRLTDPSVSRRHVKLTPVPEGVHVADLGSTNGTRHKGEKVSEVVIPLESSLSIGKSRLDVVRLVDRQPLPLSRRRRFGELIGATAPMRQIYALLERASEVDVTVLIEGETGTGKELAARAVHENSTRAQKAFQIVDCGAVSPTLIEAELFGHVRGAFTGADRDRSGAFELAHQGTLFFDEIGELPLQLQPKLLRALETREVRRIGGSSQIPVDVRFVAATNRNLADEVKAGRFREDLYYRLNVFRVVMPPLREHREDIPVLVGHFLDSLGAPHLSGEMLGRMAQLDWPGNVRELRNAVHRAVVLARGDTVPPPPVAEHPEEAPSAPGDFSVTIDATRPFKDVKADIVTKFEIAYIKAVLARTGGNISAAARDSGIDRKHMERLIRKLGIETKAR